In Flavobacterium luteolum, the DNA window TAACACGTTTAGGCGAAAGTAAACCACGACCGTTGAATGTTCGTGTTATTGCAGCCACAAACAGTGATATAAAAGCTGAGGTAAAAAATAAAACCTTCCGTGAAGATTTGCTGTACCGAATTAATACCATGGAAATCAATTTGCCTTCTTTGAGAGAAAGAAAAGACGATATTGTGCCGATGGCCAACTTTATTCTGGAACAAATTGCAGAAAAATACAATCAGGAAAATTGGCGTTTTGAAGATAATGTTGCCTTATATCTAGAAAAATATCCGTGGAAAGGAAATGTGCGTGAAATGGAAAACAAAATAGAACGCGCTTTGATTTTGGCTGAAAACAATACCATTTCGGTAATGGATTTGGATATTTTGGATTTTGAAGAAATTCAGGAAAATGATGAAAATCCGTTATCGGAAATGGAGAAAGGCGCAATTGAAAAAGCACTTTTCAAGCACAACGGAAACATCAGTAAAACTGCCGAAGAATTAGGTTTGTCTCGTGCCGCTTTGTACAGAAGAATAGAGAAATATGATTTGAAGAATTAAAGAGGAAGAAGTAAGAGGCAAGAATCAAGATTTTTGCTTTGTCTTTAGTCTCATGCAGATTTCGCAAATTTAGCAGATAAAAAAATCTCTATAATCTTTTTAATCTGTGGCAAGAAAAAAAACAATCCGTGGTAAACAAAAAAATAATGAAGAATTGGAAATTTTATAATGCCTTGTTCGTGAGGGTTCTATTTGTAATGGTACTCTTCCTTGCCAGTGCATTATTATTCTATAAAGGATTTCAATACAACGCTCTATTGGTTGGTGTTTTCGTTTTGATTTTCCTATTCGAAATGTATTTTTTTGTCAAAAACCAATTGCTGTTTTATGACAAAACGATAAACTCGATTCTACATGACGACTTTTCTGCCCATTTTCCAGAAGGACATAAAAAAGACAACTTCAATAGTCTGTATCTCTTGTATGATACTTTAAAAGTTCAGAAACAAGAGCAAATTTCCAAAGAATTAATCTACCGTTCGATTTTGAACAGTATAGACACCGCTGCTTTAATCTTAGAAAAAGAAAATGAGGATTGGTCCATTTTTATAATGAATGACTGTTTTTCGAATCTTTTTAAAGTCCCAAAAGTAAGTCATTGGAAATATCTGAAAAACTATCTTCCGAGTCTGTGTGGTGAAATTGAAAAGGTTGGTTTTACCGAATTAAAAACCGCCATTTCAATCAAAATTGAAGATCAGGACTTGCAGACTTTTATGTTGCAGACTTCTCATACTCAAACCTACGATAAAGAGTATTTTATCATTTTGCTCGACAGTATTCAGCGCGTTATTGAGAAAAAAGAAAAAGAAGCATGGATTAATTTGATGAAGATTATTTCGCATGAATTAATGAATTCTCTAACGCCTATTCGTGCGCTTTCGCAGAATCTGCTTCATATTGTAGATCAGGAAGAGTTGGAAGAAGACGATTTTGAAGACATCAAAAGCAGTATTTCGACAATCATAAATAGAAGTGATCATTTGCAGTTTTTTGTGGAGAATTACCGTAAACTGGCAATGTTGCCAACGCCAAACAAGCAAATGACGCCAATTAATGCATTGTTTGAAGATTGTCTGCGTATCATGAGTCCGATTTTGAAAGAAGAAGGAATAGAATTGGTGAACGAAATACACAGTTCGCGTTCTATTATGATTGATAAAAATCAGATGGAACAGGTGATTATCAATTTAATTACCAATAGTATTCATGCATTAAAAGAAAAAACTGAAAAGAAATTAATAATTTCCAGTTATACAGAAAATAATCGCTTTTTCATTGTGATCTCAGACAACGGAAAAGGAGTAGACGCAGAGATTCGAGATAAAGTTTTTCTTCCGTTTTTCACCACCAGAAAAGATGGAGCAGGAATTGGTTTGACGCTTTCTAAAAACATTATAGAAGCCCACGGAGGTTATCTAAGCTACCAAACCGATGAGGATAAAACGAGTTTTGTGATTTGCTTGATTTAGTAGGTTTTGCCACAAAGGCGCTAAGTCGCAAAGATTTTTTCCCGCAGATTTTGCAGATTTTGCAGATTTTGAATTAAAAAAAAGAAAATCGGCTAGATCTGCAAAATCTGCGAGAGAAAATAAAAATATAAATTCTTTCTGCTAAAATGAACTTATATCACTTATATGGTGAAAATGATTTTTACGATTCAACTTCCGGTTTCCAGAAATGCTTTTCAAAATCTACAATCTGATTGTTGACTACTTTAATGCCTTCGTTTTCTAAAAGTTGCTGCATTAAATTAGTTCCGTCAAAGTGATGTTTTCCTGTTAGAAGACCTTTTTGGTTTACAACTCTATGCGCAGGAACATCATCCATATTATGACAGGCGTTCATTGCCCAACCGACCATTCTTGCAGAACGTGCTGTGCCCAATGCTTTTGCTATTGCACCATAAGAAGTAACTTTTCCAAACGGAATTTGTCTGGCGATTACATAAACTCTTTCAAAAAAATTCTCTTCTGCCATGATTTTGTTTTTTTTGCCACAGATTAAAAGGATTAAATTGATTATTTGCAAAAAATCGTAAAAATCTGCGTGAAAAATATTTAGCCACAAAGTAAAAAAATCATTTTAATCTGTGAAATCTGTGGCTATAAAATTATCCGAAGTAGTAATTTAGGATATTGAAAAGTGTTGCAACAGCGACTAATCCAGTAATGGTTCCGATAATGGTATTCATGTTACGCATGAAGTAATCGGTTTTCTTTTCTATTCTTCCGAAAAAAGCAATATAACTGTATAAAATTCCAAAAGCGCCAAGAACAGAGCCTAATACGAATGTTAGTATAATTGGGTTTTGAAATGTAAAAAGATTGTATGAAGCCAGTGTAACACTTACGACAACATAATACGGAATCGGAAAGAAGTTTAATCCAGAAAGCAACATTCCGAGAAAGAAACTACTTTTTTTACTGCTTTTCTTAATCTTTGTTTTTTTCTTTGCTATTGGATCTTTCGCAAAAAATAAAAAGTAAATAGTTAAGATCGAAAAAATAACAAAACCAACTTCACGCAATAAGGTTACAACATCTGGGCGATTGTCTATAACACGTGCAAATAATACTGCGACATAAGCCTGAAAGAAAATAACGATAACAGCGCCGATTACAAATGACAGTGCATTCTTTTTTCCCTCTTTCATTTTTATTTTGGCAGCCGTCATATTGAGCAATCCTGGCGGAATTGTCCCAATGGCTGCTGCGATAAAACCTGAAAGTAAAGGGGTAAGGTAGGTCATTTAGTTATTAAAATCGGTTAGATTAAGGTTTCAAAATTAAAGTTAGTCTTTAATTTTGAAACGAATATACGTAATTGCCTTATTAATTTCTAGATATTGTTTTTCGTAAAAAGTCTGGATAGAAGTTACAACTTCAGGGCTTCCTTCGTTTTTATATACGTTATGATTCGCGTATAAAACTTCGTGACCTTCACCATGAAGCAATCCAAGAGTATAACCGTGCATAAATTCGCTATCGGTTTTAAGGTTTACAACACCGTCTTTTTTCAGGATTTTTTTG includes these proteins:
- a CDS encoding sensor histidine kinase encodes the protein MKNWKFYNALFVRVLFVMVLFLASALLFYKGFQYNALLVGVFVLIFLFEMYFFVKNQLLFYDKTINSILHDDFSAHFPEGHKKDNFNSLYLLYDTLKVQKQEQISKELIYRSILNSIDTAALILEKENEDWSIFIMNDCFSNLFKVPKVSHWKYLKNYLPSLCGEIEKVGFTELKTAISIKIEDQDLQTFMLQTSHTQTYDKEYFIILLDSIQRVIEKKEKEAWINLMKIISHELMNSLTPIRALSQNLLHIVDQEELEEDDFEDIKSSISTIINRSDHLQFFVENYRKLAMLPTPNKQMTPINALFEDCLRIMSPILKEEGIELVNEIHSSRSIMIDKNQMEQVIINLITNSIHALKEKTEKKLIISSYTENNRFFIVISDNGKGVDAEIRDKVFLPFFTTRKDGAGIGLTLSKNIIEAHGGYLSYQTDEDKTSFVICLI
- a CDS encoding MGMT family protein, with the protein product MAEENFFERVYVIARQIPFGKVTSYGAIAKALGTARSARMVGWAMNACHNMDDVPAHRVVNQKGLLTGKHHFDGTNLMQQLLENEGIKVVNNQIVDFEKHFWKPEVES
- a CDS encoding LysE family transporter encodes the protein MTYLTPLLSGFIAAAIGTIPPGLLNMTAAKIKMKEGKKNALSFVIGAVIVIFFQAYVAVLFARVIDNRPDVVTLLREVGFVIFSILTIYFLFFAKDPIAKKKTKIKKSSKKSSFFLGMLLSGLNFFPIPYYVVVSVTLASYNLFTFQNPIILTFVLGSVLGAFGILYSYIAFFGRIEKKTDYFMRNMNTIIGTITGLVAVATLFNILNYYFG